The following coding sequences are from one Rubrobacter radiotolerans DSM 5868 window:
- a CDS encoding GntR family transcriptional regulator, translating into MVKGARASGDGRSRGRLGRLEQGSLSERAYGAIRSSIISGRFAPGERLVEEALAEDLGVSRAPVREAFRKLADERLVEERPRHGTYVREFTAKDFVDIYNLLSAIESLAVRLIVREKAPLEPLRRIVDRMAEAAREGDLPRVVEIELEFHRSLCSAADNEHLDNVFRLLSGLVGMALSLDDATYEDVKDIAAEHYPLLEAIEEAAKTGEEERAVFAIRSHIRASLGEVMRRLGGDPSDVLYPLVYPEGTD; encoded by the coding sequence ATGGTCAAGGGTGCGAGAGCTTCGGGGGATGGACGATCGCGCGGGCGGCTGGGGCGACTTGAGCAGGGTTCGCTCTCGGAGAGGGCCTACGGGGCGATCAGGAGCTCGATCATCAGCGGCCGCTTCGCGCCGGGAGAGCGGCTGGTCGAGGAGGCTTTGGCCGAGGACCTCGGGGTTAGCCGGGCGCCGGTGCGCGAGGCTTTCAGGAAGCTCGCCGACGAGCGGCTCGTAGAGGAGCGGCCCCGCCACGGCACCTACGTCCGGGAGTTCACGGCCAAGGACTTTGTGGACATCTACAACTTGCTTAGCGCGATCGAGAGCCTCGCCGTGCGCCTGATCGTGCGTGAGAAGGCTCCCCTGGAACCGCTAAGGCGCATAGTCGACCGCATGGCCGAGGCGGCCCGGGAAGGGGACCTGCCCCGGGTGGTCGAGATAGAGCTTGAGTTCCACCGCAGCCTGTGTTCGGCCGCCGACAACGAGCACCTGGACAACGTGTTCCGGCTCTTGAGCGGCCTTGTGGGCATGGCGCTGTCTCTGGACGACGCCACCTACGAGGACGTGAAGGACATAGCCGCCGAGCACTACCCGCTGCTGGAGGCCATAGAGGAGGCCGCAAAGACCGGCGAGGAGGAACGCGCCGTCTTTGCCATCCGCTCGCACATCCGCGCCTCGCTCGGCGAGGTAATGCGCCGACTCGGCGGAGACCCCTCGGACGTGCTCTACCCCCTCGTCTATCCCGAAGGCACCGATTAG
- a CDS encoding LysR substrate-binding domain-containing protein has product MKAGGSGRAAELTSPPAFFCFADRQEGPFISREPGSGTREVIERRLKELGVRPNARMEIGGTGATKEAIKAGLGFSIHLVYDPKAEMSSAEHEFYECLSNLPRRLDVGRKVDLET; this is encoded by the coding sequence TTGAAAGCAGGAGGATCAGGGCGGGCGGCGGAACTTACTTCGCCGCCCGCCTTCTTCTGTTTCGCCGACCGTCAGGAGGGACCTTTCATTTCGCGCGAGCCGGGTTCGGGTACGAGGGAGGTTATCGAACGCCGGTTAAAAGAGCTGGGGGTGCGACCGAACGCGCGCATGGAGATAGGCGGCACGGGCGCGACCAAGGAGGCGATAAAGGCGGGGCTGGGGTTCTCCATTCATCTTGTCTACGATCCGAAAGCGGAGATGAGTTCGGCTGAGCATGAGTTCTATGAGTGCCTCTCGAACCTGCCGCGGCGGCTGGATGTCGGTCGCAAGGTGGATCTGGAGACCTGA
- a CDS encoding NAD(P)/FAD-dependent oxidoreductase, whose translation MQAKTLALGLGAGAVAVASAVRQARKSAERGRIVVVGGGTGGLAVAARLCRELKEPDVTIIEPSEKHAYQPGWTLVSSGVFPKEHFIRSEGELIPDKAKWLRDRVVGFLPEENKLETESGRRVGYDYLVVCPGHQLDYGKIEGLDGHLGKNGLYSNYTGEGAEKTWEGIRNFRGGTALFVEPAGPIKCGGAPQKIAYMADSHWRRSGVRGNIYQMFLNGKPSIFSAPLYAEALTEVMERKEIDTRFKHNLVSVDAEKKEATFAVDSEDTEQAEESSRAAGGRRGVGAPPKMSRGEGTVTISYDLLHFCPPQSAPDFIKESPLSNDAGYVEVDKHTLQHTRYPNVFALGDASNLPTSKTGAAIRKQAPVVVHNLIKLMGGADLKKDSEDYHGYTSCPLVTDYGKMLLAEFDYSLKPRPTFPPWEHDSTKETYTNWLLKTQGLPNIYWHGMLKGLA comes from the coding sequence ATGCAAGCCAAGACCTTAGCCCTCGGTTTGGGGGCAGGGGCCGTAGCCGTTGCATCGGCCGTGAGGCAGGCGCGCAAGTCCGCGGAGCGGGGCAGGATCGTGGTGGTGGGAGGTGGGACCGGAGGGCTGGCGGTCGCGGCGCGGCTGTGCCGGGAGCTAAAAGAGCCCGACGTAACGATCATCGAGCCGTCCGAGAAGCATGCCTACCAGCCGGGCTGGACGCTTGTGTCCTCGGGTGTCTTCCCGAAGGAGCACTTCATCAGGTCGGAGGGGGAGCTCATCCCCGACAAGGCCAAGTGGCTGCGCGACAGGGTCGTAGGGTTTCTTCCTGAGGAGAACAAGCTCGAGACGGAGAGCGGTCGAAGGGTCGGCTACGACTACCTCGTCGTGTGCCCCGGTCACCAGCTTGACTACGGCAAGATAGAGGGACTCGACGGGCACCTGGGAAAGAACGGGCTCTACAGCAACTACACGGGCGAGGGTGCAGAGAAGACCTGGGAGGGCATCCGTAACTTCCGGGGCGGGACGGCCCTCTTCGTCGAGCCGGCCGGACCCATAAAGTGCGGAGGGGCACCGCAGAAGATCGCCTACATGGCCGACTCTCACTGGAGACGGTCCGGTGTGCGGGGGAACATCTACCAGATGTTCCTCAACGGCAAGCCCTCGATCTTCAGCGCGCCGCTGTACGCTGAGGCGCTAACGGAGGTGATGGAGCGCAAGGAGATAGACACCCGCTTCAAGCACAACCTGGTCTCGGTGGATGCCGAGAAGAAGGAGGCTACCTTCGCCGTCGATTCGGAGGACACCGAGCAGGCGGAGGAGTCTTCCCGCGCTGCGGGCGGTCGCCGGGGGGTCGGGGCGCCACCGAAGATGAGCCGCGGGGAGGGGACGGTGACCATCTCCTACGACCTGCTGCACTTCTGCCCGCCGCAGAGCGCGCCGGACTTTATAAAGGAGAGCCCGCTCTCCAACGACGCCGGCTACGTGGAGGTGGACAAGCACACCCTCCAGCACACCCGCTATCCGAACGTTTTCGCCCTCGGGGACGCAAGCAACCTGCCAACGTCCAAGACCGGTGCAGCGATCCGCAAGCAGGCGCCCGTCGTGGTGCACAACCTGATCAAGCTGATGGGCGGGGCGGACCTGAAGAAGGACTCCGAGGACTACCACGGCTACACGTCGTGTCCTCTGGTCACCGACTACGGCAAGATGCTGCTGGCCGAGTTTGACTACAGTCTGAAGCCCCGGCCGACCTTCCCGCCGTGGGAGCACGACTCTACCAAGGAGACCTACACCAACTGGCTGCTAAAGACGCAGGGGCTGCCAAACATCTACTGGCACGGCATGCTCAAGGGCCTGGCCTAG
- a CDS encoding FAD-dependent oxidoreductase — protein MADDGRKALAGRVAIVGAGPAGIAAAHRLLEVASGRVGITLIERSGESEYLPGTVPVVLGEDTSGSFRQPVEIPGVEVLAAEASRVTGSGVVVDGSFVEADYVIAAPGLETEDLSGPPGVHAFWSPSGAEAAAGVVRGAADTIAVVISSLPYRCPPAPYSLAMQLSSLLREAGGRGRVVLTTPEDEPLSALGGGVPEFLRESCERAGVDLHTGFSPDPAALGEGALRSRAGEELAAEVMLVVPPHRRPAALSGLAGEGPLVEVSPHFESSEEGLFVVGDAAAAPFPRAAGPAEAAGKTAADAVLARLGLGEAHRHTPAPECYVGHGGGVFSRISLSYPEGLPPEGTSRVSIEGPSPELARGPEATLERFRQLRSP, from the coding sequence ATGGCAGACGACGGGCGAAAAGCACTCGCAGGTCGCGTTGCGATCGTCGGCGCCGGACCGGCCGGGATCGCGGCGGCCCATCGGCTTCTGGAGGTGGCTTCGGGACGCGTCGGGATAACTCTCATCGAACGTTCCGGAGAGTCTGAGTACCTGCCCGGGACGGTCCCGGTGGTGCTCGGAGAGGATACTTCCGGGAGCTTCAGGCAGCCCGTGGAGATCCCCGGCGTAGAGGTACTCGCCGCAGAGGCTTCGCGAGTAACCGGCAGCGGGGTTGTGGTGGACGGAAGCTTCGTGGAGGCGGACTACGTTATAGCGGCCCCCGGGCTGGAGACGGAGGACCTATCCGGTCCTCCCGGCGTCCACGCGTTCTGGTCGCCCTCCGGCGCCGAAGCCGCTGCCGGGGTGGTGCGCGGCGCAGCGGACACGATAGCCGTCGTGATCTCCTCGCTGCCGTACCGCTGCCCTCCGGCGCCGTACAGCCTTGCAATGCAGCTCTCCTCGCTTCTGCGCGAGGCGGGCGGCCGGGGCAGGGTCGTGCTCACCACGCCGGAGGATGAACCGCTCTCCGCGCTGGGCGGAGGCGTGCCCGAGTTCCTGCGCGAGAGCTGCGAGCGGGCCGGGGTTGACCTCCACACCGGGTTCTCCCCGGACCCTGCGGCGCTCGGGGAGGGCGCGCTGCGCTCCCGCGCCGGCGAAGAGCTAGCGGCCGAGGTGATGCTGGTAGTGCCGCCGCACCGCCGACCTGCGGCGCTCTCGGGGCTGGCCGGCGAGGGACCGCTGGTAGAGGTCTCGCCGCACTTCGAAAGCTCCGAAGAAGGGCTGTTCGTGGTCGGGGATGCGGCGGCCGCCCCCTTTCCCCGGGCGGCGGGACCGGCCGAGGCCGCAGGCAAGACCGCGGCGGACGCGGTGCTCGCGCGCCTCGGGCTCGGCGAGGCGCACCGGCACACACCGGCCCCGGAGTGCTACGTAGGGCACGGAGGAGGGGTCTTCAGCAGGATCTCGCTCAGCTACCCGGAAGGTCTGCCGCCTGAGGGAACCTCCCGGGTCAGCATCGAAGGCCCCTCGCCAGAGTTGGCCCGCGGCCCCGAGGCGACGCTGGAACGCTTCCGGCAGCTGCGCTCCCCTTGA
- a CDS encoding MBL fold metallo-hydrolase: MSKEKTEKQLSGEGNGADQGDRSGDRTEARSGNAKTAKGGSGTTEYLFEQFRVPRGCLGYAIADPETNLAALVDPELEMIEPMLDFLFEHALRPRYIIDTHTHADHISGAKELKAKTTAKLVMHEKAPASGVDLRVRDGEKIYLGDLEIEFLYTPGHAKDLVSVLLPGRLLTADALLIGSCGRTDLLNGDATQQYHTLYHTLKSLPDDLEIWPGHDYKGRSYSKLGDEKQNNEKMKFASEAEFVHYMDQENPGKLDPVYQLAESLKANML, translated from the coding sequence TTGAGCAAGGAGAAGACTGAGAAGCAGTTGTCTGGCGAGGGGAACGGGGCCGATCAGGGCGACCGGTCCGGCGACCGGACAGAGGCCCGCAGCGGGAATGCAAAGACCGCGAAGGGTGGATCCGGGACTACCGAGTACCTGTTCGAGCAGTTCCGGGTTCCGAGGGGATGTTTGGGGTACGCGATAGCCGACCCGGAGACGAACCTTGCGGCGCTGGTAGATCCCGAGCTGGAGATGATCGAGCCGATGCTCGACTTTCTTTTCGAGCACGCCCTGAGGCCGCGCTACATTATTGACACCCACACCCACGCCGATCACATCTCCGGCGCGAAGGAGCTCAAGGCCAAGACCACGGCGAAGCTCGTGATGCACGAGAAGGCGCCGGCGAGCGGCGTGGACCTGCGGGTGCGCGACGGCGAGAAGATATACCTGGGGGATCTGGAGATCGAGTTCCTGTACACCCCGGGGCACGCCAAGGACCTTGTAAGCGTGCTGCTACCCGGCAGGCTGCTGACGGCCGACGCGTTGCTGATCGGCTCCTGCGGACGCACGGACCTCCTGAACGGCGACGCCACTCAGCAGTACCACACGCTGTACCACACGCTAAAGAGCTTGCCCGACGATCTGGAGATCTGGCCCGGCCACGACTACAAGGGTCGCAGCTACTCGAAGCTCGGCGACGAGAAGCAGAACAACGAGAAGATGAAGTTCGCCAGCGAGGCGGAGTTCGTCCACTACATGGACCAGGAGAACCCAGGCAAGCTGGACCCCGTCTACCAACTGGCGGAGTCGCTGAAGGCGAACATGCTTTAG
- a CDS encoding class I SAM-dependent methyltransferase translates to MKEHGNNEPGAREERKFDPAKAERLEDPERQRFLPHARIADLLELSGDETVVDYGAGTGAVAVALAERLTGGRVFAVEENPQMARLLQEKLASGRDSRVRPLVIEDNQVPLPDGSADRVLAVNLLHEVVGETALDEMHRLLSDSGFLLVVDWSSEVEREQGPPAHIALSPEQGRAMLEEAGFHVESVPEVGFPYHFALLARKGR, encoded by the coding sequence ATGAAAGAACACGGGAACAACGAGCCTGGTGCGCGCGAGGAGCGCAAGTTCGACCCGGCGAAGGCAGAGAGGCTTGAGGACCCGGAGCGCCAGCGCTTCCTGCCGCACGCCAGGATCGCGGACCTCCTCGAACTCTCCGGGGACGAGACGGTCGTGGACTACGGCGCGGGTACCGGAGCGGTAGCGGTGGCGCTCGCCGAGAGGCTCACCGGAGGCCGGGTCTTCGCCGTGGAGGAGAACCCGCAGATGGCTCGTCTGCTGCAGGAGAAGCTCGCCAGCGGACGCGACTCTCGCGTCCGTCCGCTCGTCATAGAGGACAACCAGGTGCCCCTGCCCGACGGTTCGGCCGACCGCGTGCTCGCGGTCAACCTGCTGCACGAGGTAGTCGGAGAGACGGCGCTCGATGAAATGCACCGGCTCCTCTCCGACTCAGGGTTTCTGCTCGTCGTGGACTGGAGCTCCGAGGTGGAGCGCGAGCAGGGCCCGCCAGCGCACATAGCCCTCAGTCCGGAGCAGGGACGGGCCATGCTTGAGGAGGCCGGGTTCCACGTCGAGAGCGTCCCCGAGGTCGGCTTCCCCTACCACTTCGCGTTGCTGGCCCGCAAGGGCCGGTAG
- a CDS encoding fused DSP-PTPase phosphatase/NAD kinase-like protein: protein MKEDIAKITPDLPNAASTVEGIVTGGQPTAEHFERLAAEGYRTVIDLRTEHEDRGLSGGLDEEQVVKEAGMEYVSLPLAARAEDFVDEAFDSFRQVLSDPASRPVLVHCRTATRVEPLMLAYLVLDEGRDLEEAERLVEEIAFRKQELHERALEYIRARSAG from the coding sequence TTGAAAGAAGATATAGCGAAGATCACCCCGGACCTCCCGAACGCGGCGAGCACGGTGGAGGGTATCGTTACCGGCGGACAACCGACTGCCGAGCACTTCGAGCGTCTGGCCGCCGAAGGGTACCGGACGGTTATAGACCTAAGAACGGAGCACGAGGACCGGGGCCTGTCGGGGGGGCTCGACGAGGAGCAGGTCGTAAAGGAGGCCGGCATGGAGTACGTAAGCCTGCCGCTCGCCGCCCGGGCCGAAGACTTCGTCGACGAGGCTTTCGATAGCTTCCGGCAGGTGCTCTCAGACCCTGCGAGCCGGCCGGTGCTTGTGCACTGCCGCACGGCGACGAGGGTAGAGCCGCTCATGCTGGCGTACCTGGTCCTGGACGAAGGCCGGGACCTCGAAGAGGCGGAGCGCCTGGTAGAGGAGATCGCCTTCCGCAAGCAAGAGCTGCACGAACGGGCCCTGGAGTACATCCGCGCCCGCAGCGCCGGTTAG
- a CDS encoding sulfite exporter TauE/SafE family protein yields MILLGVVLAVIVGIALGLLGGGGSILAVPIFVYVLGFETKVAVALSLAVVGATSLFAALGHWRAGRVDWRVAGIFGAVAMGGTYLGARLAVFFSGTAQLLLFAAIMLVAAIFMYRESNPLLERKGHGKGDRMPLGLIVAEGLAVGILTGLVGVGGGFLIVPALVLLGGVGMKEAVGTSLVVIAMKSAAGFAGYLGQVEIPWDFVFGFTAVAIVGSLVGSWAVRFVPQRGLEKAFAVFLIVMSVVILLQNGSQLL; encoded by the coding sequence ATGATACTTCTCGGTGTGGTGCTGGCCGTCATTGTAGGCATCGCTCTGGGCTTGCTGGGTGGAGGGGGCTCGATACTGGCGGTCCCGATCTTTGTCTACGTGCTCGGCTTCGAGACCAAGGTGGCGGTGGCTCTCAGCCTCGCCGTGGTCGGCGCGACGAGCCTGTTCGCCGCTCTCGGTCACTGGCGCGCCGGACGGGTGGACTGGCGGGTTGCCGGGATCTTCGGTGCGGTAGCGATGGGGGGGACGTATCTCGGGGCTCGGCTTGCGGTGTTCTTTTCGGGCACCGCGCAGCTGTTGCTCTTCGCTGCGATCATGCTCGTGGCCGCGATCTTCATGTACCGCGAGAGCAACCCGCTCCTCGAACGCAAGGGGCACGGCAAGGGAGACAGGATGCCGCTCGGGCTCATTGTGGCCGAAGGTCTGGCCGTCGGCATCCTGACCGGGCTTGTCGGCGTCGGCGGCGGCTTTCTTATAGTGCCTGCGCTGGTGTTGCTGGGCGGCGTTGGCATGAAGGAGGCCGTCGGCACTTCGCTGGTCGTGATCGCCATGAAGTCCGCCGCGGGGTTTGCGGGCTACCTCGGTCAGGTAGAGATACCGTGGGACTTTGTCTTCGGGTTCACCGCCGTGGCCATCGTCGGGAGCCTTGTAGGCTCCTGGGCGGTGCGCTTTGTTCCGCAGCGGGGCCTTGAAAAGGCGTTTGCTGTGTTCCTGATAGTGATGAGCGTGGTGATACTCCTGCAGAACGGTTCACAGCTTCTCTGA
- a CDS encoding cation diffusion facilitator family transporter, with amino-acid sequence MRAADEMEQRLLKVSATGALLFAVVAIVWGLAISSQVILFDGLYSFIGVLLSLTSLSAARFVRQTDEVRFPFGKEVIEPLVVTLQYLAIGAMCLFALFSAVGDLLQGGRPVNAGFAVLYGVVATALCLLVHLYLKRRGSGAGSGFVEAEANQWLVDGMLSLGVLFGFVVALVLSFTPLAAATVYVDPVMVILVCAYFLKVPVGQIRKTGREILAMAPDESLRREVARVVKDIEEEYGFDESFLRLSKVGGKLYVEVDYVVGDSASVRDVHGLDLIREKLDGRLETVQLSKWLSVSFTADRKWAL; translated from the coding sequence ATGCGGGCGGCGGACGAGATGGAGCAGAGGCTGCTGAAGGTTTCGGCGACGGGCGCGCTCCTGTTCGCGGTGGTCGCCATTGTCTGGGGTCTGGCCATCTCCTCTCAGGTCATCCTCTTTGACGGTCTGTACTCGTTTATTGGCGTGCTGCTGTCCCTGACCTCCCTCTCGGCGGCGCGCTTTGTCCGGCAGACGGACGAGGTCAGGTTCCCTTTCGGCAAGGAGGTTATAGAGCCGCTCGTCGTAACCCTCCAGTACCTCGCCATCGGGGCGATGTGCCTGTTCGCCCTGTTCAGCGCCGTCGGGGACCTGCTTCAGGGGGGACGCCCGGTCAACGCCGGCTTCGCGGTCCTCTACGGCGTCGTCGCGACCGCTCTGTGCCTTCTAGTGCACCTCTACCTCAAAAGACGGGGCTCCGGGGCCGGATCTGGCTTTGTCGAGGCCGAGGCCAATCAGTGGCTGGTCGACGGCATGTTGAGCCTGGGAGTTCTCTTCGGGTTCGTGGTGGCGCTCGTCCTGAGCTTTACGCCTCTGGCCGCCGCGACGGTGTACGTGGACCCGGTCATGGTTATCCTTGTGTGCGCGTACTTTCTCAAGGTGCCGGTCGGTCAGATCAGGAAGACCGGGCGGGAGATCCTGGCAATGGCACCCGACGAGAGCCTGCGCCGCGAGGTCGCAAGAGTCGTGAAGGACATAGAAGAGGAGTACGGGTTCGACGAGTCCTTTCTGCGCCTCTCGAAGGTCGGCGGCAAACTCTACGTAGAGGTTGACTACGTGGTCGGGGACTCCGCGAGCGTCCGGGACGTACACGGCCTCGACCTGATCCGCGAGAAGCTGGACGGGAGGCTCGAAACGGTGCAGCTCTCGAAGTGGCTCTCCGTCTCGTTCACGGCCGACCGGAAGTGGGCGCTCTAG
- a CDS encoding NAD(P)-dependent alcohol dehydrogenase translates to MDAKAAVVREKEQDFVIEDVRIGEPRADEVLVRVVACGVCHTDLICRDQWYPVPLPSVFGHEGSGIVEAVGESVTKVAPGDRVAMSYNSCGGCNNCLSGNPGYCLKFFEANFTGARIDGTNAYEGAGDGSSGDEVHGHFFSQSSFATYALARERNVVKVRDDVPLELVGPLGCGIQTGAGGVLNSLRPEAGSSIAVFGTGTVGMAAIMAARVAGCTTIIGVDIKPNRLELARELGATHVINGAEEKTVERIKEITSGGANYSIETTASPEVFRQSVDCLTQLGTCGLIGAAAVGTEAKVDISTMLLFGHRIQGIIEGDAIPDVFIPKLLELYVQGRFPFDKLVKFYELEEINQAAHDSESGEVLKAILKMPV, encoded by the coding sequence ATGGATGCAAAGGCGGCGGTGGTCCGGGAGAAGGAGCAGGACTTCGTTATCGAGGACGTGAGGATAGGCGAGCCGCGGGCCGACGAGGTGCTGGTTCGGGTGGTGGCGTGCGGGGTGTGCCACACGGACCTGATCTGCCGCGACCAGTGGTACCCGGTGCCGCTGCCGTCGGTCTTCGGGCACGAGGGCTCCGGTATCGTCGAGGCCGTCGGGGAGAGCGTCACGAAGGTCGCGCCGGGCGACCGGGTGGCGATGAGCTACAACTCCTGCGGCGGCTGCAACAACTGCCTGAGCGGGAATCCCGGCTACTGCCTGAAGTTCTTCGAGGCGAACTTTACCGGGGCGCGCATAGACGGCACGAACGCCTACGAAGGTGCGGGAGACGGTTCTTCCGGCGACGAGGTGCACGGCCACTTCTTCAGCCAGTCGTCGTTTGCGACGTATGCGCTCGCAAGGGAGCGGAACGTCGTGAAGGTCCGGGACGACGTTCCCCTGGAGCTTGTGGGACCGCTCGGGTGCGGCATCCAGACCGGGGCGGGCGGGGTCCTGAACTCGCTCAGGCCGGAGGCCGGGTCGTCCATCGCCGTCTTCGGGACGGGCACGGTCGGGATGGCGGCTATCATGGCCGCGAGGGTCGCGGGCTGCACCACCATCATCGGGGTCGACATCAAGCCGAACCGCCTCGAGCTTGCAAGGGAGCTGGGCGCGACGCACGTCATAAACGGCGCCGAGGAGAAGACGGTCGAGAGGATAAAGGAGATCACGTCCGGCGGGGCGAACTACTCGATCGAGACAACGGCGAGCCCCGAGGTCTTCCGGCAGTCGGTTGACTGTCTGACGCAGCTCGGGACGTGCGGCCTTATCGGGGCGGCGGCGGTCGGGACGGAGGCGAAGGTGGACATAAGCACGATGCTCCTCTTCGGACACCGGATACAGGGCATCATCGAGGGTGATGCCATCCCGGACGTGTTTATCCCGAAGCTCCTGGAGCTCTACGTACAGGGGCGCTTCCCGTTCGACAAGCTCGTTAAGTTCTACGAGCTGGAGGAGATCAACCAGGCCGCCCACGACTCCGAGTCCGGCGAGGTCCTGAAGGCCATCCTGAAGATGCCCGTCTAG
- a CDS encoding SDR family oxidoreductase, whose translation MEDRRSTLEGKVAVITGAASGIGLAAAERFASEGARVVVADLDGDAAERAAATITRSGGEATSVRCDVTRAEDAEAAVEAAVGRYGSLDVLFNNAGYTNPPHPVEKTTEREMERALAVNVMGVFLCTRAAVPAMRESGGGSVLVTASVMGLRTRPGFTAYAASKAAAIHLARTLAVELAGENIRVNCLAPVATETPMLQTFIGDRDPEEGRAAFVSTIPLGRLASPQDVASAALYLASDEAAFITGAVLPVDGGRSI comes from the coding sequence GTGGAGGACCGGAGGAGCACTTTGGAGGGCAAGGTCGCCGTGATAACGGGGGCGGCGTCGGGTATAGGGCTCGCTGCGGCCGAGAGGTTCGCGTCGGAGGGGGCTCGCGTGGTGGTGGCCGACCTTGACGGCGATGCGGCCGAGAGGGCGGCGGCTACGATAACCCGGAGCGGCGGCGAAGCGACCTCCGTTCGCTGCGACGTAACGCGGGCAGAGGACGCGGAGGCGGCCGTCGAGGCGGCGGTCGGACGCTACGGCAGCCTCGATGTCCTCTTCAACAACGCGGGATACACCAACCCGCCGCATCCGGTCGAAAAGACAACCGAGAGGGAGATGGAGCGGGCGCTCGCCGTCAACGTCATGGGCGTGTTCCTGTGTACGCGGGCGGCAGTTCCGGCGATGAGGGAGAGTGGCGGGGGATCGGTTCTTGTAACCGCCTCGGTCATGGGGCTGAGGACCCGTCCCGGCTTCACGGCCTATGCCGCATCGAAGGCCGCGGCCATCCACCTGGCACGGACGCTCGCGGTGGAGCTTGCCGGGGAGAATATCCGGGTCAATTGCCTGGCTCCCGTCGCGACCGAGACACCGATGCTACAGACGTTTATCGGAGACCGGGACCCCGAAGAGGGCCGGGCGGCCTTTGTTTCGACGATCCCGCTCGGGCGCCTCGCGTCCCCGCAGGACGTGGCCTCGGCGGCGCTGTATCTGGCCTCGGACGAGGCGGCGTTTATCACGGGCGCGGTGCTCCCGGTAGACGGCGGACGAAGCATATAG
- a CDS encoding benzoate/H(+) symporter BenE family transporter, producing MGAGFVAFLLGATGPALLVYQAATNAGYPAAVIDSWFFAIYVGGGLLSLLLAFLYREPICGAFPIAGSALLVTVLGGYTVGEAVGAFLVSGVLVAALGFSGVFQSILERIPNEVVMGALAGILLPFGIEVFAILPGEPVLVGAMMVAFLLFFRFARAVPPALAALVVGMVLSAAGGGFDLGDVSVALARPVLVAPAFDLGAMFSIAVPLTLLALATQNAPGIGILRAGGYRPPVNAITIFSGLGSVLTAPLVGNGLNIAAPMTAVCAAPEAHPDPARRYVATVVQGLLFIAFGLAGATAVSLIRALPPALIVCVAGLALLPVILQSLRLSVGQPRHALAAGAALLIGASNVTLLGIGSAFWAIVAGVLLARFLGQDSSEAK from the coding sequence TTGGGGGCCGGTTTCGTAGCCTTTCTGCTCGGGGCTACCGGACCCGCGCTGCTTGTGTATCAGGCGGCGACGAACGCCGGTTATCCGGCGGCGGTGATCGACTCGTGGTTTTTTGCGATCTACGTCGGAGGCGGGCTTCTGAGCCTGCTCTTGGCCTTTCTGTACCGGGAGCCGATCTGCGGCGCGTTCCCGATCGCCGGGAGCGCGCTGCTCGTGACGGTGCTTGGCGGGTACACGGTCGGGGAGGCAGTCGGGGCGTTTCTCGTCTCCGGAGTTCTTGTTGCGGCCCTTGGGTTCTCCGGCGTCTTCCAGAGCATACTGGAGCGCATACCGAACGAGGTGGTTATGGGAGCTTTGGCTGGCATACTGCTTCCGTTCGGGATCGAGGTGTTCGCCATCCTGCCCGGGGAGCCGGTTCTCGTGGGGGCCATGATGGTCGCCTTCCTGCTCTTTTTCCGGTTTGCGCGCGCCGTGCCCCCGGCTCTCGCCGCCCTCGTCGTCGGGATGGTTCTCTCCGCAGCAGGCGGCGGGTTCGACCTCGGGGACGTGAGCGTCGCGCTCGCCCGGCCGGTCCTTGTGGCACCGGCGTTCGACCTCGGCGCGATGTTCTCGATAGCGGTGCCGCTTACGCTGCTCGCGCTTGCGACCCAGAACGCACCCGGCATCGGGATACTGCGCGCGGGCGGCTACCGGCCTCCGGTCAATGCCATCACGATCTTCAGCGGGCTCGGCTCCGTCCTGACCGCGCCGCTCGTCGGCAACGGGCTGAACATCGCCGCCCCGATGACCGCCGTGTGCGCCGCCCCCGAAGCCCATCCGGATCCCGCCAGACGTTACGTCGCGACGGTTGTTCAGGGGCTGCTCTTCATCGCGTTCGGACTCGCGGGGGCTACCGCCGTCTCCCTTATCCGGGCGCTTCCGCCGGCTCTGATCGTCTGCGTGGCGGGACTGGCGCTGCTGCCCGTGATCCTGCAGTCCCTCAGGCTTTCGGTCGGACAGCCCCGGCACGCTCTGGCCGCCGGAGCGGCGCTGCTCATCGGCGCCTCGAACGTTACGCTGCTCGGCATAGGCTCGGCGTTCTGGGCGATCGTGGCCGGCGTTCTGCTCGCCCGGTTCCTCGGGCAGGACTCGTCGGAGGCCAAGTGA